The Hahella sp. HNIBRBA332 genome window below encodes:
- a CDS encoding succinylglutamate desuccinylase/aspartoacylase family protein, with protein MPLKVIEGIRSLALEDDLTSFLQRLGGPTLIRLLGRDRSRRRAFCTLLHGNEPSGARALYAYLRSGETPAVDLDVIIASIPAALAPPMFSQRMLPGQRDLNRCFRPPFDDDQGKLAEAILRFLHDSKPECLIDLHNTSGSGPAFGVAIRCDADHRALTSLWTNDLIVTDLRLGALMEISELDVPTVTIECGGAQDQTSLLIAREGMQRYFGSEQVLAAAGHDYGVNRFRNPIRMELKPGQRVHYGDAADPGAALTLPLDAPRFNYGSVPAGERLAILGAAGLEALTAKDHLGRERLHDHFADINGRLSPKHPLKLFMVTTNPVIATTDCLFYFIDCANA; from the coding sequence ATGCCGCTCAAGGTAATTGAAGGAATTCGCAGCTTAGCGCTCGAAGATGACCTCACCAGCTTCCTGCAACGCCTGGGCGGCCCCACACTGATTCGTCTGCTGGGCCGCGACCGTTCGCGCCGCCGCGCTTTCTGCACCCTGCTGCACGGCAATGAGCCGTCCGGCGCCCGCGCTTTATACGCGTATCTGCGCTCCGGCGAGACGCCGGCGGTGGATCTGGATGTCATCATCGCTTCCATTCCCGCAGCCTTGGCCCCCCCGATGTTCAGCCAGCGCATGCTGCCTGGCCAGCGTGATCTCAACCGCTGTTTTCGACCTCCATTCGATGATGATCAAGGGAAGTTAGCCGAAGCGATTCTGCGCTTCCTGCACGACAGCAAACCGGAGTGCCTTATTGATCTGCACAATACGTCAGGCAGCGGCCCCGCCTTCGGCGTAGCCATACGCTGCGACGCCGATCATCGCGCCCTGACCTCACTCTGGACCAATGACCTGATCGTGACGGACCTGCGCCTGGGAGCGCTGATGGAAATCAGCGAGTTGGACGTACCGACAGTGACGATAGAGTGTGGCGGCGCGCAGGACCAAACCTCTCTGTTGATTGCGCGGGAAGGCATGCAGCGTTATTTCGGCAGCGAGCAGGTGCTTGCCGCCGCCGGGCATGATTACGGCGTGAACCGGTTTCGCAATCCTATCCGCATGGAACTGAAGCCGGGCCAACGAGTGCATTATGGCGATGCCGCCGATCCCGGTGCGGCGCTGACGCTGCCATTGGACGCGCCTCGTTTCAACTATGGTTCAGTGCCCGCCGGCGAGCGCCTGGCGATTCTCGGCGCTGCGGGTCTGGAGGCCTTGACCGCCAAAGACCACCTGGGACGAGAGCGTCTGCATGACCACTTCGCCGATATCAACGGCAGGCTATCCCCCAAACATCCGTTGAAGTTGTTCATGGTGACCACCAACCCCGTCATCGCCACCACCGACTGTCTGTTTTACTTTATTGACTGCGCCAATGCATGA
- a CDS encoding bifunctional 4-hydroxy-2-oxoglutarate aldolase/2-dehydro-3-deoxy-phosphogluconate aldolase, with the protein MTSQTYPEALQKQLDAIVTSCPLVPVITIDRPEDALPLGKALVEGGIRILEITLRTPHALQAITDLRAALPEVWVGVGTVATVEQFQAAEDAGAQFVITPGSTKELLEYGLTAKIPMLPGVSSLSEVMEGYRLGYRAFKFFPAEVAGGVSALKAFSGPFPNVKFCPTGGITREKAKDYLALPNVLAVGGSWLTPKDAISAGDWRQIRTIAEESLAAI; encoded by the coding sequence ATGACATCCCAGACCTATCCTGAAGCGTTGCAAAAACAACTGGACGCTATTGTAACCAGTTGCCCGTTGGTGCCGGTCATCACTATCGATCGTCCGGAAGACGCGTTGCCGCTCGGGAAAGCCCTGGTGGAAGGCGGCATCCGTATTCTGGAAATTACCTTGCGCACGCCGCACGCCCTGCAGGCAATCACGGATTTGCGGGCCGCGCTCCCCGAAGTATGGGTTGGCGTAGGCACGGTGGCGACGGTTGAACAGTTCCAAGCGGCGGAAGACGCCGGCGCTCAGTTCGTCATCACGCCGGGCTCCACCAAAGAACTGCTGGAATATGGCCTGACGGCGAAAATTCCGATGTTGCCGGGTGTATCTTCACTGTCTGAAGTGATGGAAGGTTATCGCCTGGGATATCGCGCATTTAAGTTCTTCCCGGCGGAAGTGGCGGGCGGCGTGTCTGCGCTGAAGGCTTTCTCCGGTCCTTTCCCCAATGTGAAGTTCTGCCCGACTGGCGGCATCACCCGGGAAAAAGCGAAAGATTATCTTGCTCTGCCGAACGTACTGGCGGTAGGCGGCTCTTGGTTAACCCCCAAAGACGCCATTTCCGCGGGCGATTGGCGGCAGATCCGGACTATTGCTGAAGAGAGTCTGGCCGCTATTTGA
- the pgl gene encoding 6-phosphogluconolactonase: MLELSWPQGVTLQLEEEREALAHKLALQTAEWLRAALQEKDRALLVISGGRTPVAFFKLLAQQELPWSKVDVTLADERWVDETHDDSNAALVKEFLLQGPAAEANFLPLKNAAATPEEGCEQLEARLAELSWPIDVLILGMGADGHTASLFPGAKELAHGLSTTDKCAPMHPVTALHPRMTLSYKVLAAARHQALHITGEDKLTTLNKVLAKLDAVAEMPVRGFIRPGLNVFWSP; the protein is encoded by the coding sequence ATGCTTGAACTATCCTGGCCGCAGGGCGTCACCCTGCAATTGGAAGAAGAACGTGAAGCGCTGGCGCATAAGCTGGCGTTGCAGACAGCGGAGTGGCTGCGCGCCGCGCTGCAGGAAAAGGATCGCGCCTTGCTGGTGATTTCCGGCGGCCGTACACCGGTGGCTTTCTTCAAGTTACTGGCGCAGCAGGAGCTGCCTTGGAGTAAGGTGGACGTCACTCTGGCGGATGAACGCTGGGTGGATGAAACCCATGACGACAGTAACGCCGCGCTGGTGAAAGAATTTTTGTTGCAAGGCCCGGCGGCGGAAGCGAATTTCCTGCCGCTGAAAAATGCAGCCGCTACCCCTGAAGAGGGGTGCGAACAACTGGAAGCCAGGCTGGCGGAATTATCTTGGCCGATTGACGTTCTGATTTTGGGAATGGGCGCCGATGGACACACGGCCTCCTTGTTTCCAGGCGCAAAAGAGCTGGCTCATGGACTCAGCACGACGGACAAGTGCGCCCCGATGCATCCGGTCACCGCACTGCATCCGCGTATGACTCTGTCCTACAAGGTTTTGGCGGCGGCCAGGCATCAGGCGCTGCATATCACTGGCGAAGACAAGCTGACCACCCTTAACAAGGTGCTGGCTAAGCTGGACGCAGTGGCGGAGATGCCCGTGCGCGGATTTATCCGCCCAGGCCTCAATGTTTTTTGGAGTCCTTGA
- the zwf gene encoding glucose-6-phosphate dehydrogenase: MKTMNRAASTQCDLALFGALGDLAQRKLFPALFQLERAKLLHPQTRILALARQDVDEESFKAQTLERFKALLSKNDLDDAALKRFFGKVRFQQLDFGDAEGYRNINQWRGDSEVPLIVYMATPPAIYGMIGENLKGADCIQPSTRVVVEKPIGHNLESSFEINDRLAEFFDESQLYRIDHYLGKETVQNLIALRFANNLFATQWNQRYISHVEITVAEKVGIEGRWGYFDKAGQLRDMVQNHLLQLLCLIAMDPPSDLSAGSIRDEKVKVLKALKPITPDLMETHMVRGQYTAGNIDGKPVPGYLDEEGANEGSSTESFVAIKAEICNWRWAGVPFYMRTGKRMPQKLSEIIIHFKPAPHYIFDPDQKHLANNKLIIRLQPDEGISLQVLTKDQGLDKGMRLRQGPLQLSFSEAFNTGRVPDAYERLLWEVIKGNQYLFVRRDEVEYAWRWIDQVIEGWAELGLPPKKYPAGSWGPVASIAMITRDGRSWYEDA; the protein is encoded by the coding sequence ATGAAAACTATGAATCGAGCAGCATCTACACAATGTGACTTGGCGCTCTTCGGCGCGCTGGGCGATCTGGCGCAACGCAAGTTGTTCCCGGCGCTATTTCAACTGGAACGGGCGAAACTGCTACATCCGCAGACTCGCATTCTCGCGCTGGCCAGACAGGACGTTGACGAAGAATCGTTCAAGGCGCAGACCCTGGAGCGTTTCAAGGCGTTACTGTCCAAGAACGACTTGGACGACGCCGCACTGAAACGCTTTTTCGGTAAAGTCCGCTTCCAGCAGCTCGATTTCGGCGACGCCGAAGGCTATCGCAACATCAATCAATGGCGCGGGGATTCTGAAGTCCCTCTGATCGTCTACATGGCGACCCCTCCCGCGATTTACGGCATGATCGGGGAAAATCTGAAAGGGGCCGACTGCATTCAGCCGTCCACCCGCGTCGTGGTGGAAAAACCCATTGGTCATAACCTGGAGTCCTCCTTCGAGATTAATGACCGTTTGGCGGAGTTCTTTGATGAATCCCAGCTGTACCGCATCGACCATTATCTGGGGAAAGAGACCGTACAGAATCTGATAGCGCTGCGCTTCGCCAATAATTTATTCGCGACCCAGTGGAATCAGCGTTACATCTCTCACGTGGAAATCACGGTGGCGGAGAAAGTCGGCATCGAAGGACGCTGGGGATATTTTGACAAGGCGGGACAGTTGCGTGACATGGTGCAGAACCACCTGCTGCAATTGTTGTGTCTGATCGCCATGGATCCGCCTTCCGATCTGTCTGCCGGCAGTATCCGTGATGAAAAAGTGAAAGTGCTGAAAGCGCTGAAGCCGATTACGCCGGATCTGATGGAAACCCACATGGTGCGCGGACAGTACACTGCTGGCAACATCGACGGCAAACCGGTTCCAGGATATCTGGACGAAGAGGGCGCCAACGAGGGCAGCTCCACGGAAAGTTTCGTCGCCATCAAGGCGGAAATTTGCAACTGGCGCTGGGCGGGCGTGCCGTTCTACATGCGCACCGGTAAGCGTATGCCGCAGAAGCTGTCGGAAATCATTATTCATTTCAAGCCGGCGCCGCACTACATATTTGATCCGGACCAGAAACATCTGGCCAACAACAAACTGATTATCCGTCTGCAACCGGATGAAGGCATTTCCCTGCAGGTGCTGACTAAAGACCAGGGCCTGGATAAAGGCATGCGTCTGCGTCAGGGGCCGTTGCAACTGAGCTTCTCCGAAGCTTTCAACACCGGTCGGGTGCCCGACGCCTACGAGCGATTGCTGTGGGAAGTCATCAAAGGCAACCAGTACCTGTTCGTGCGTCGCGATGAAGTGGAGTACGCATGGCGCTGGATTGATCAGGTCATTGAAGGCTGGGCTGAGTTGGGACTGCCGCCCAAGAAATATCCTGCAGGAAGTTGGGGCCCCGTGGCTTCCATCGCCATGATCACCCGGGACGGAAGGAGCTGGTACGAAGATGCTTGA
- a CDS encoding MurR/RpiR family transcriptional regulator, producing MNETITHQNLLEVIRQRLDDLNKSERKVAEVILRDPKAATRYSIAALARASDVSEPTVNRFCRNFAASGFPDFKLQLAQSLASGTPYVSQSVESNDTVEEYSDKIFLSTIADLDKARQSLNTSGISKAVDYLIQAKQISFFGMGASAAVAIDAQHKFFRFNIPVTAYDDFLMQRMVAAAAHTGDAIVAISYTGRTREMVEVAKIARERGAIVIGITAPNSPLAKECTVALDVIAPEDTDVYMPMTSRIVHLAVIDILATGVTLKRGADFHSHLKRIKDSLRDTRYPHDDGADSV from the coding sequence ATGAATGAAACCATAACCCACCAGAATCTGCTGGAGGTGATCCGGCAGAGGCTCGACGATTTGAATAAATCCGAGCGCAAAGTCGCCGAAGTTATCCTGCGCGACCCCAAAGCCGCTACTCGCTACAGTATAGCCGCACTGGCGCGCGCCTCCGACGTCAGTGAACCAACCGTCAACCGCTTTTGTCGTAATTTCGCAGCCAGCGGATTTCCCGATTTCAAGCTCCAGTTAGCGCAAAGCCTCGCCAGCGGCACGCCTTACGTGAGCCAGAGCGTGGAGTCGAACGATACTGTTGAAGAGTACAGCGACAAAATATTCCTCAGCACCATCGCCGATCTGGATAAAGCCAGGCAGTCTCTGAACACTTCAGGCATTTCCAAGGCGGTGGACTATCTTATCCAGGCCAAGCAAATTTCATTTTTCGGCATGGGCGCCTCAGCCGCCGTGGCCATCGACGCCCAGCATAAGTTTTTCCGCTTCAATATTCCGGTCACTGCCTACGACGACTTTCTCATGCAACGTATGGTCGCCGCCGCCGCTCATACGGGCGACGCCATCGTCGCCATTTCGTACACCGGGCGAACGCGGGAGATGGTGGAAGTCGCCAAAATTGCGCGGGAACGGGGCGCCATCGTGATCGGCATCACGGCTCCGAACTCGCCACTGGCGAAGGAATGCACCGTGGCGCTGGACGTCATCGCGCCGGAAGATACGGACGTATACATGCCAATGACGTCGCGAATCGTGCATTTGGCGGTGATCGATATTCTCGCCACCGGCGTCACCCTCAAGCGCGGCGCGGATTTCCATTCGCATCTGAAGCGCATCAAGGACAGCCTCCGCGACACCCGTTACCCTCACGATGACGGCGCTGACAGCGTCTGA
- a CDS encoding maltoporin: MTDKNNKRLFKVAPLATAIAASLFTVNASAVEWHGYARSGIGMSDNGDQQCINKQAVGRLGNECETYAELDLQQELFNRDGRTFKVETMLSYKSNQDGDYEALNSEDDEIALRQMNVQAKGVLGFAPEATLWAGKRYYQRHDIHHLDLFYWDVSGPGAGIEGIDAGAGKFSAAWTRGYGNINILDFRYSGIQVGASSLEVGLDLAKPRLTDAQKDAGAADDLSTLLTAELSTPIMDGFNKIVFQYGTEGYASPMRNFGGGQWNGTLDKGGKGFRLIDWGVVKPSANIELSYAAMYGVFEDDTMNDDSSFYSISARPAYKWSDYMRTYLEVGYFAADDDGVDSQLDKITIAQAWSAGPSFWARPEIRVFASYINDGEGAPFEGGEDSVLNFGVQMEAWW; encoded by the coding sequence ATGACAGACAAGAACAACAAGCGCCTCTTCAAAGTAGCCCCTCTGGCGACAGCCATCGCGGCTTCTTTGTTCACCGTGAACGCCAGCGCCGTTGAGTGGCATGGCTACGCGCGTTCAGGCATCGGCATGAGCGACAACGGCGACCAGCAGTGCATCAACAAGCAGGCGGTTGGCCGTTTGGGCAACGAATGCGAAACCTATGCGGAGCTGGATCTTCAGCAAGAGCTTTTCAACCGCGACGGCAGAACGTTCAAAGTTGAAACCATGCTCAGTTACAAATCCAACCAGGACGGAGACTACGAGGCTCTGAACAGCGAAGACGATGAAATCGCGCTTCGCCAGATGAACGTTCAGGCCAAAGGGGTGCTGGGATTCGCCCCCGAAGCGACGCTATGGGCTGGCAAGCGCTACTATCAGCGCCACGATATTCACCATCTGGATCTTTTCTACTGGGACGTGTCTGGTCCTGGCGCCGGTATTGAAGGCATCGACGCAGGCGCTGGCAAGTTCTCCGCCGCCTGGACCAGAGGCTACGGCAACATAAACATCCTCGACTTCCGTTATTCCGGCATTCAAGTCGGCGCCAGCTCACTGGAAGTTGGCCTGGACCTAGCCAAACCAAGACTGACAGACGCACAGAAAGACGCCGGCGCAGCAGATGATCTGAGCACTTTGCTCACCGCTGAGTTATCCACGCCGATTATGGACGGCTTCAATAAAATCGTATTCCAGTACGGAACAGAAGGCTACGCCTCGCCAATGCGCAACTTCGGCGGCGGTCAGTGGAACGGAACGCTGGATAAAGGCGGCAAAGGCTTTCGCCTGATCGACTGGGGCGTAGTAAAACCCAGCGCCAATATCGAACTCAGCTACGCAGCCATGTATGGCGTCTTCGAAGACGACACCATGAATGACGACTCTTCTTTCTACAGCATCTCCGCGCGTCCAGCATATAAGTGGTCTGATTACATGCGCACTTATCTGGAAGTAGGCTACTTCGCTGCAGACGACGATGGCGTCGACTCCCAGTTGGACAAAATCACTATCGCACAAGCCTGGTCCGCCGGCCCCAGCTTCTGGGCGCGTCCGGAAATCCGGGTTTTCGCCAGCTACATTAACGATGGCGAAGGCGCGCCATTTGAAGGCGGCGAAGACAGTGTGCTGAACTTTGGCGTCCAAATGGAAGCCTGGTGGTAA
- a CDS encoding EAL domain-containing protein, whose translation MTLSLWSRIDIETSERRQYALDYQAEFLSKRITRQFLEQVRALKRLAAYWDNNGGFSKDTWRKNAETLHKDFPNFKAIEWTDKNYVIQWIEPMAGNEQALGFNVAFNESRRRALDAARAQGDINSTPVITLQQGGQGVVVYAPISKGEDFQGFIVGVFLVEQLLGSLISPQEENHFHVRVYEEDKLIFSNSSADVSPDISASADWRPLQLSWRLSVQPKSDWLHNYSSPLPAFVMSAGSISSALLAWVCFLAMSLGRQRRSLLSANESLQSEIANRQEVEQTLSHVITHDALTGLPNRSFFQEDLAQALLRAQRANRYLAVMLVDLDQFKKINDTLTHNAGDQLVVALTKRFNTLLESEISIARAGGDEFMMLLENPESVDEVIAIANRIMACMKQPFTLNDEEVFITCSIGIAVYPEGGVSAEDLIRNADAALYRAKAAGRNGYHFYTTGMHAEALKRLELDRWLREAIERNELSLAYQPKVNLKTRDYTGAEALLRWYRPEQGFISPAEFIPLAEETGLIKELGMWVVRRACQQLSEWRGTPLGHIRLAINLSAIQLEDKDLVHKIDDLLREFDVPPRQLEFELTEEVFIQNIESNMAHLNELIKMGFRLSIDDFGVGYSSLAYLKHFPISCIKIDRSFVSQLETNADDRVIINAVIAMAHNLNLSVVAEGVETEAQAAYLQKQGCDEAQGYLFAKPLPPDQLYKLATSLRNGTSLQQG comes from the coding sequence ATGACGCTGTCCCTATGGTCGCGCATTGATATCGAAACCAGCGAAAGACGGCAATACGCCCTGGATTACCAAGCCGAGTTTCTCAGCAAACGCATTACCCGCCAGTTTCTGGAGCAAGTGCGCGCGCTTAAGCGTCTTGCCGCCTACTGGGACAATAATGGCGGCTTCAGTAAGGACACCTGGCGTAAAAACGCTGAAACGTTGCATAAGGATTTCCCTAATTTCAAAGCCATTGAATGGACTGACAAAAACTACGTTATCCAGTGGATCGAGCCGATGGCTGGCAATGAACAGGCTCTCGGCTTCAACGTGGCCTTCAACGAGAGCCGGCGTCGGGCCCTGGACGCCGCCCGCGCGCAAGGCGACATCAACTCCACGCCAGTGATTACCCTGCAACAAGGCGGCCAAGGTGTGGTCGTATACGCTCCCATTAGCAAAGGGGAAGACTTTCAAGGGTTTATCGTCGGCGTTTTTCTGGTGGAGCAGTTGCTGGGCAGCCTCATCTCGCCACAGGAAGAAAATCACTTTCATGTACGCGTGTATGAGGAAGACAAACTGATATTCAGCAACAGCTCAGCTGACGTCAGTCCCGACATCAGCGCATCGGCCGACTGGAGGCCCCTGCAGCTTTCCTGGCGTCTGAGCGTACAACCAAAATCCGACTGGCTGCACAATTACTCATCCCCCCTTCCCGCCTTCGTCATGAGCGCAGGGTCTATTTCCTCAGCGCTGCTGGCCTGGGTATGCTTTCTAGCCATGTCTCTGGGCCGTCAACGCCGTTCGTTACTCAGCGCCAACGAGTCCCTGCAAAGTGAAATCGCCAATCGACAGGAAGTGGAGCAAACCCTGTCCCACGTCATCACCCATGACGCATTAACTGGATTACCCAATCGATCGTTTTTTCAGGAAGACCTGGCTCAAGCCCTACTTCGCGCCCAACGCGCCAACCGATATCTCGCCGTCATGCTGGTCGATCTGGATCAGTTCAAGAAAATCAATGATACCCTCACTCACAATGCCGGCGACCAACTCGTAGTAGCGCTGACCAAGCGCTTCAACACATTGCTGGAAAGTGAGATCAGCATCGCCCGCGCCGGCGGCGATGAATTCATGATGCTGCTGGAGAACCCCGAATCCGTGGATGAGGTGATCGCAATCGCCAATCGCATTATGGCCTGTATGAAACAGCCCTTTACGCTAAACGATGAAGAGGTCTTTATCACCTGCAGTATCGGCATCGCCGTCTACCCAGAAGGCGGCGTCAGCGCCGAAGATTTGATCCGCAACGCCGACGCCGCGCTCTACCGGGCGAAAGCGGCGGGACGCAACGGCTATCACTTCTACACTACGGGCATGCATGCGGAAGCGCTTAAAAGACTGGAACTGGACCGCTGGTTACGCGAAGCGATAGAGCGCAACGAACTCAGTCTCGCGTATCAACCGAAAGTGAACCTGAAGACACGCGACTACACTGGAGCCGAAGCACTGCTGCGCTGGTATCGTCCGGAACAGGGTTTTATCTCACCGGCGGAATTTATTCCTCTGGCTGAAGAAACCGGCTTAATCAAGGAATTGGGTATGTGGGTAGTGCGCCGAGCCTGTCAGCAGTTATCGGAATGGCGAGGCACCCCGTTGGGTCATATCCGGCTCGCAATCAATTTATCCGCCATCCAATTGGAAGACAAAGATCTGGTCCACAAGATCGACGACCTCCTGCGGGAATTCGACGTCCCACCGAGGCAATTGGAGTTCGAACTGACAGAGGAGGTTTTCATCCAGAATATCGAGTCCAACATGGCCCACCTCAACGAGCTGATCAAGATGGGCTTCCGACTATCCATCGACGACTTTGGCGTTGGTTACTCCTCCCTCGCCTACCTCAAGCACTTCCCCATCTCTTGCATCAAAATCGACCGTAGCTTTGTGTCGCAACTGGAAACAAATGCGGATGATCGGGTCATCATTAACGCAGTCATCGCCATGGCGCACAACCTTAATCTGAGCGTCGTGGCGGAAGGCGTGGAAACAGAAGCGCAAGCCGCCTATCTGCAAAAACAGGGTTGCGATGAAGCTCAGGGATACCTGTTCGCCAAACCCTTGCCCCCGGATCAGCTGTACAAACTGGCCACGTCGCTGAGAAACGGGACCAGCCTGCAGCAGGGATAG
- a CDS encoding DUF4382 domain-containing protein: protein MLKLVLKFLLLVGALSLFGCGQDESAADKAPFSLEITDAPVDGATKVVIEFTGVEIQSQSNGRSVYEYAEPRSIDLLSESLAGNRISLLQGELGIGAYSWLRLMVNARLDGIFDSYIELADGSRYELAIPEDNLDGLKIDREFLISAGQPKGFLIDLDLRRSIIENNRQFKLKPVLKTVDLNSVRSLTVNVAPELLAANCDDSGQYAGAIYMFAGAHAVLDDIDGDDKDPVATAVLSSAANPENGMYKAVIWNPDNGAYRLAYSCNPKDNPELNDQGFSFAEQTVTVVVVNDDGDKTTTLDASATPL, encoded by the coding sequence ATGTTGAAACTCGTGCTTAAATTTTTGCTTCTTGTCGGCGCGCTAAGTCTGTTCGGTTGCGGACAGGATGAAAGCGCTGCGGACAAGGCTCCGTTTTCTCTCGAAATCACCGATGCGCCGGTGGATGGAGCGACCAAGGTGGTCATTGAATTTACCGGCGTGGAGATCCAGTCTCAATCAAACGGTCGTTCCGTCTACGAATATGCAGAGCCGCGCAGTATAGATTTGTTGTCAGAATCCCTGGCGGGAAATCGTATTTCCCTGTTGCAGGGTGAGCTGGGCATTGGCGCATACTCATGGCTGCGACTGATGGTGAATGCTCGTCTGGACGGTATTTTCGACTCCTACATTGAGTTAGCGGATGGCTCTCGCTATGAGCTGGCCATTCCCGAAGATAATCTGGATGGCCTGAAAATTGACCGAGAGTTCTTGATAAGCGCCGGACAGCCCAAAGGTTTTCTGATTGATTTGGATTTGAGACGCTCCATCATCGAGAACAACCGTCAGTTCAAACTTAAGCCAGTATTGAAAACAGTGGATTTGAACAGCGTACGCTCTTTGACCGTGAATGTTGCGCCTGAATTGCTGGCGGCCAACTGTGACGACTCCGGCCAGTATGCTGGCGCGATATATATGTTCGCCGGCGCCCATGCGGTTCTGGACGATATTGACGGTGACGATAAGGATCCAGTGGCGACAGCCGTGCTGTCCAGCGCTGCGAATCCGGAAAATGGCATGTATAAGGCGGTTATCTGGAATCCGGACAACGGGGCCTACCGCCTGGCGTACAGCTGTAATCCCAAAGACAATCCAGAGCTGAATGACCAAGGGTTTTCCTTCGCTGAACAAACGGTCACAGTGGTTGTCGTCAATGATGATGGCGACAAGACCACAACCCTGGACGCTTCCGCGACGCCGCTATAA
- a CDS encoding cyclopropane-fatty-acyl-phospholipid synthase family protein, producing the protein MSMIELAEKGWLPDTLIRFGIRRLCRERLVLERKRGGGELERIARFLNGPIAIETRAANEQHYEVPAEFYRLVLGSRLKYSACWWGKEVGDLAAAEEAMLALYAERAQLADGQRILDLGCGWGSLSLWLAENFPKAEITGVSNSSSQRSYIEEQAALRGLRNLKILTCDVNVFSPSTTFDRIVSVEMLEHVRNYQALFERISQWLTPAGLFFAHIFCHRNLLYPFETEGVNNWMGRYFFTGGLMPAAGTFGHFQQNLRLMQQWMLDGRHYGATAEAWLTNLDANEVKVRKVFTDAYGEEQADLWTQRWRMFFMACAELFNYRTGAEWQVGHYLFMKQ; encoded by the coding sequence ATGAGTATGATCGAACTGGCGGAAAAAGGTTGGTTGCCTGACACCCTGATTCGCTTCGGTATTCGCCGACTGTGTCGCGAACGTCTGGTACTGGAACGCAAGCGGGGCGGCGGCGAGCTTGAGAGAATCGCCCGCTTTCTCAACGGCCCTATCGCCATCGAGACACGGGCTGCGAACGAACAACATTATGAAGTGCCTGCTGAGTTCTATCGCCTGGTTCTGGGGTCCCGCTTGAAATACAGCGCATGCTGGTGGGGGAAAGAGGTTGGCGACCTGGCCGCGGCGGAGGAGGCAATGCTGGCGTTATACGCGGAGCGGGCTCAGTTGGCTGATGGACAACGTATTCTGGATTTGGGGTGCGGTTGGGGCTCATTGAGTCTGTGGCTGGCGGAGAACTTCCCCAAGGCGGAGATTACTGGTGTGTCCAACTCTTCATCGCAGCGTAGCTATATTGAGGAGCAGGCGGCGCTGCGTGGTTTACGCAATCTTAAAATTCTGACTTGCGATGTGAATGTATTTAGCCCTTCCACAACGTTTGATCGCATCGTCTCGGTGGAAATGCTGGAGCATGTGCGTAACTACCAGGCGTTATTTGAGCGTATCAGCCAGTGGTTGACGCCGGCGGGCTTGTTCTTTGCGCATATATTCTGTCATCGCAACCTGCTCTATCCCTTTGAAACGGAAGGCGTCAATAATTGGATGGGCAGATATTTCTTCACAGGAGGGCTGATGCCTGCGGCGGGCACGTTTGGGCACTTCCAGCAGAACCTGCGCCTGATGCAGCAATGGATGCTGGACGGTCGCCACTATGGCGCGACAGCGGAAGCCTGGCTAACCAACCTGGACGCTAACGAAGTCAAAGTAAGGAAAGTCTTCACTGACGCCTATGGAGAAGAGCAAGCCGACCTATGGACCCAGCGCTGGCGCATGTTCTTCATGGCCTGTGCGGAGCTGTTCAATTATCGCACTGGAGCGGAGTGGCAGGTTGGTCATTATCTGTTTATGAAACAATAG